One window from the genome of Dermacentor silvarum isolate Dsil-2018 chromosome 7, BIME_Dsil_1.4, whole genome shotgun sequence encodes:
- the LOC125946952 gene encoding uncharacterized protein LOC125946952 gives MSHTQRQTNHPTDEKEEAKASEKQASRTRTKKSDCGNHRPFLDNPLTTGIRAADFQADEKEPLHFDVKPAMGNIVHKNALDKRTGMTKREKTLLRDTWHKFCQKNPDFGSLVLLAMFTRHPESQALFPRFQGREVRHLRDDSEFLAFAAGVGRQMSAMVDSVNDYDALCEVARKNAADHAQREGVHAGHFEHFFSVTLGEMTESDESAMTPAAVAAWEKFFVVLNTITKEVFEEAAKAAKAARATKEAEAAKEAKAAKEAKAAKEAKAAKAAAGTTSPPQDQGHSSTDELTSTPASPLPATTSAAQKATSPLAIQSVIKGARSDHKPVWRSGIKEKHNKPPK, from the exons ATGAGCCACACACAGAGGCAAACAAATCACCCAACTGACGAGAAAGAAGAAGCGAAGGCAAGCGAGAAGCAAGCATCAAGAACAAGAACGAAGAAGTCGGATTGTGGCAATCACCGACCGTTCTTGGACAATCCCCTCACTACGGGCATACGTGCCGCGGACTTCCAGGCGGACGAGAAAGAGCCACTCCACTTCGACGTCAAGCCAGCCATGGGCAACATCGTCCACAAGAACGCGCTGGACAAGCGCACGGGCATGACCAAGCGCGAGAAGACGCTGCTGCGGGACACCTGGCACAAGTTCTGCCAGAAGAACCCGGACTTCGGCAGCCTCGTGTTGCTGGCCATGTTCACTCGGCACCCGGAGAGCCAGGCGCTGTTCCCCAGGTTCCAGGGTCGCGAAGTGCGCCACCTGCGCGACGACTCCGAGTTCCTGGCGTTCGCCGCCGGGGTTGGCCGTCAGATGAGCGCCATGGTCGACTCCGTGAACGACTACGACGCCCTGTGCGAGGTGGCGCGCAAGAACGCGGCCGACCACGCCCAGCGGGAAGGGGTGCACGCTGGCCACTTCGAGCACTTCTTCTCCGTCACGTTGGGCGAGATGACCGAGAGTGACGAGTCGGCCATGACgcccgccgccgtcgccgcctgGGAGAAGTTCTTTGTG GTACTGAACACGATCACAAAAGAAGTCTTCGAGGAGGCGGCCAAGGCTGCCAAGGCTGCCAGGGCGACCAAGGAAGCCGAGGCAGCCAAGGAAGCCAAGGCTGCCAAGGAAGCGAAGGCTGCCAAGGAAGCGAAGGCTGCCAAGGCGGCCGCGGGAACGACGTCACCGCCCCAGGACCAGGGGCATTCGTCAACTGACGAGCTGACATCCACCCCGGCAAGCCCGTTGCCGGCGACGACTTCAGCGGCCCAGAAGGCCACGAGCCCGCTGGCCATACAGAGCGTCATAAAAGGGGCCCGCTCAGACCACAAGCCTGTCTGGAGGAGTGGAATCAAGGAGAAGCACAACAAGCCTCCAAAATGA